A stretch of the Drosophila sulfurigaster albostrigata strain 15112-1811.04 chromosome 2L, ASM2355843v2, whole genome shotgun sequence genome encodes the following:
- the LOC133845096 gene encoding cullin-associated NEDD8-dissociated protein 1 produces MASHQYHQIANLLEKMTSTDKDFRFMATNDLMTELQKDSIILDDESEKKVVRMVLKLLEDKNGEVQNLAVKCLGPLVNKVKENQVETIVDSLCGNMMSNVEQLRDISSIGLKTVIAELPQSSNSLAPNVCQRITGKLSIAIEKEDVSVKLESLDILSDLLSRFGEFLVPFHNTILKALMPQLASPRQAVRKRTIVALSVLLIQANSNAYNGVVDHLLEGLENPQNPGAIRTYIQCLASICRQAGHRLCNHIDRSMLLLKQYSQRDDDELREFCLQACEAFVLRCPDAINPHIPMILELCLKYVTYDPNYNYEADDGDTGVAMDTEEDEYVDSEEYSDDDDMSWKVRRAAAKCLEVLIATRQELIEEFYRTLSPALIARFKEREENVKSDIFHAYVALLRNTRPADDMAHDPDSMDQISGPTLLLIEQLPQIIKSIQPLMREKSMKTRQDCFLLLRELLNSLPGALGPHLESIVPGISYSLNDKSSTSNMKIESLGFLCSLLQGHQPQVFHPHISLLVPLVVTSVFDPFYKIATEALLVLQQLVKVVRPLGTNAIKSDFDVTPFVTQVYSCTLQKLKVTDVDQEVKERAIACMGQIIANMGDLLKSELAVCLPIFMERLKNEVTRLSSVKALTMIAASPLRIDLSPILHEVLPTLGTFLRKNHRALKLHSLDLINKIVINYSSNFEPNVLQTAIVEIPGLISDSDLHVAQYSLTLLSTTARRQPQALVGIHEKFLPSVLLLVRSPLLQGSALQCTLELFQALVQAQLSGLDYHSLVSKLMEPVLTGSDPAGKNPSEQLQLHKQAYHSSAKCIAALTQQCPQVATPLATQLMAELQKRDNKDTQIIFCLLTIGEIGRHFDLSSIQVLPQTIIECFGATSEDVKAAASHALGAVSVGSLQTYLPLILKEIEAQPKRQYLLLHSLKEVISSLSVTPNGLSQLLPSVPSIWTQLFKHCECSEEGSRNVVAECLGKLVLVNPEELLPQLQQALRSESATMRTVVVSSVKFTISDQPQPIDLLLKQSIGEFLFALRDPEPQVRRVALVAFNSAVHNKPSLVRDLLPTLLPWLYSETKVKSELIREVEMGPFKHTVDDGLDIRKAAFECMYTLLEQGLERVDVMQFMDHVQAGLCDHYDIKMLTYLMTARLAVLCPDKVLLRLDQFVQQLRDTCTHKVKANSVKQEYEKQDELKRSALRAVSALSQIPKANKNQQLLDFLKSIKETPELCKIYEYVQKDSITGNSDIIAMDQT; encoded by the exons ATGGCGTCGCATCAATATCaccaaattgcaaatttgctgGAAAAA ATGACGTCCACGGACAAAGATTTTCGATTCATGGCCACAAACGATTTAATGACTGAGTTGCAAAAAGACAGTATAATACTGGATGACGAGTCGGAGAAAAAAGTGGTGCGCATGGTTCTCAAATTGCTCGAAGACAAAAACGGTGAAGTGCAGAATTTGGCAGTGAAGTGTTTGGGGCCGTTGGTCAacaaagtaaaagaaaatcaagTGGAGACAATTGTGGACTCGCTCTGCGGCAACATGATGTCGAATGTGGAACAACTGCGCGACATCTCAAGCATTGGCCTCAAGACCGTCATTGCCGAGTTGCCGCAATCATCGAATTCCCTTGCTCCTAATGTCTGTCAGCGTATAACTGGCAAATTGAGCATTGCCATTGAGAAG GAAGACGTTTCGGTCAAGTTAGAGTCTCTGGACATATTGTCCGATTTGCTCTCGCGCTTTGGCGAGTTTTTGGTTCCATTTCACAACACAATATTGAAGGCTCTCATGCCTCAATTGGCTTCACCTCGCCAGGCTGTACGCAAACGGACTATTGTTGCGCTCTCAGTGCTGCTAATTCAGGCAAATAGTAATGCCTATAATGGTGTGGTCGATCACTTGCTGGAAGGACTCGAAAATCCCCAAAATCCTGGAGCCATTCGAACCTATATTCAATGTTTGGCTTCAATTTG CCGTCAAGCTGGACATCGTCTCTGCAACCATATCGATCGCTCGATGCTGCTACTCAAGCAATATAGCCAgcgtgatgatgatgagctcCGAGAATTCTGCTTGCAGGCCTGTGAAGCGTTTGTGCTGCGTTGTCCGGATGCTATAAATCCACACATTCCTATG ATCCTTGAACTATGCCTTAAGTATGTAACATACGATCCCAACTATAACTATGAGGCCGACGACGGTGATACAGGGGTTGCTATGGATACTGAAGAAGATGAATACGTCGACAGCGAGGAATAtagcgatgatgatgatatgaGTTGGAAAGTTCGACGTGCTGCTGCTAAATGTTTAGAAGTTTTGATTGCAACTCGTCAGGAGTTAATTGAAGAATTCTATCGTACGTTGAGTCCAGCTCTAATTGCTCGTTTCAAGGAGCGTGAGGAGAATGTCAAATCGGACATATTTCATGCATATGTTGCATTGTTAAGAAACACACGTCCTGCTGATGATATGGCTCATGATCCCGACTCCATGGATCAAATTTCGGGTCCTACTTTATTGCTAATAGAGCAGTTACCTCAAATTATCAAATCAATTCAACCATTGATGCGTGAGAAATCAATGAAAACGCGTCAAGACTGTTTCTTATTGCTTCGTGAGCTCTTGAACTCTCTACCCGGTGCCCTTGGGCCGCATCTGGAGAGCATTGTGCCTGGCATAAGCTATTCGTTAAACGACAAGAGTTCCACAAGCAATATGAAAATCGAGTCGCTGGGCTTCCTCTGCTCATTGCTTCAGGGTCATCAACCACAAGTATTCCATCCACATATCTCACTGCTTGTGCCACTGGTGGTTACATCGGTCTTTGATCCCTTCTATAAGATTGCTACTGAGGCACTCTTGGTGCTGCAGCAACTTGTGAAAGTTGTACGTCCATTGGGAACTAATGCTATTAAATCGGACTTTGATGTGACCCCATTCGTCACTCAGGTGTATTCGTGCACCCTGCAGAAACTAAAAGTAACCGATGTTGATCAAGAGGTTAAGGAGCGTGCCATTGCGTGCATGGGTCAAATTATTGCCAATATGGGTGATTTACTCAAAAGCGAGTTGGCAGTATGCCTGCCCATCTTTATGGAGCGTTTGAAAAACGAAGTGACGCGCCTTAGCAGTGTTAAGGCTCTCACCATGATTGCCGCATCGCCATTGCGCATTGACTTGTCACCCATTCTCCACGAGGTGTTGCCCACTTTGGGCACTTTTCTGCGAAAGAATCATCGCGCATTAAAACTACACTCGCTGGACCTCATCAACAAGATTGTGATCAACTACTCCTCTAATTTTGAACCCAATGTGCTTCAGACTGCTATTGTGGAAATTCCTGGACTAATTTCGGACTCAGATTTGCACGTTGCTCAATACTCATTAACTTTATTAAGTACAACAGCACGTCGCCAGCCGCAGGCATTAGTTGGAATACATGAGAAATTTTTGCCATCTGTATTATTATTGGTTCGCTCGCCATTGTTGCAG GGAAGCGCCTTGCAATGCACTTTGGAGCTGTTCCAAGCTTTGGTTCAGGCACAATTATCTGGATTGGATTATCACTCACTGGTGTCAAAGCTAATGGAACCCGTTTTAACTGGCAGTGATCCAGCGGGCAAGAATCCGAGCGAGCAGTTACAGCTGCACAAGCAGGCATATCATTCATCGGCAAAGTGTATTGCGGCCTTAACTCAGCAATGCCCACAGGTCGCAACTCCATTGGCCACTCAACTGATGGCTGAGTTGCAGAAACGCGATAACAAGGATACACAAATAATCTTCTGTTTGCTTACAATTGGCGAAATCGGCAGACACTTTGATTTAAGCAGTATCCAAGTGCTACCGCAAACAATCATTGAATGCTTTGGCGCCACCTCTGAGGATGTTAAAGCAGCTGCTTCGCATGCTCTTGGGGCCGTATCTGTGGGCAGTCTGCAAACATATTTGCCGCTTATCTTAAAGGAGATTGAGGCACAGCCCAAGCGGCAGTATCTTCTGCTGCACTCATTGAAAGAGGTCATATCATCTCTGTCGGTTACACCTAATGGCCTGTCTCAATTGTTGCCATCGGTGCCTTCGATTTGGACACAACTCTTTAAGCATTGTGAATGTTCAGAGGAAGGATCACGTAACGTTGTTGCCGAATGCCTTGGCAAACTTGTGCTCGTGAATCCGGAAGAATTACTACCGCAATTGCAGCAAGCTTTGCGATCGGAGAGCGCTACCATGCGCACTGTGGTTGTGTCTTCGGTCAAATTCACAATATCTGATCAGCCGCAACCAATTGATTTGCTACTCAAGCAAAGCATTGGCGAGTTTTTATTCGCTCTCCGCGATCCAGAACCACAAGTGCGTCGCGTAGCTCTAGTTGCATTCAATTCGGCAGTACACAACAAACCGAGTTTGGTGCGCGATCTATTACCAACGCTTTTACCATGGCTATATTCAGAGACAAAAGTTAAAAGTGAACTCATACGCGAAGTGGAAATGGGACCATTTAAGCATACTGTTGACGATGGTCTTGATATACGAAAAGCTGCATTCGAATGCATGTATACGCTACTTGAACAGGGTCTGGAAAGGGTGGACGTAATGCAATTCATGGATCATGTTCAGGCTGGCCTCTGTGATCATTATGACATCAAAATGCTGACGTACCTAATGACAGCGCGACTTGCTGTACTATGTCCCGATAAAGTTTTGCTAA gATTGGATCAGTTTGTTCAGCAATTGCGCGATACCTGCACACACAAGGTAAAGGCCAATTCGGTTAAGCAGGAGTATGAGAAGCAAGATGAACTGAAGCGTTCCGCTCTACGAGCGGTGTCTGCCCTCTCGCAAATACCCAAAGCAA ATAAAAATCAGCAGCTATTAGACTTCTTAAAGTCAATAAAAGAAACTCCAGAACTgtgtaaaatttatgaatatgtgCAAAAGGATTCCATTACCGGCAATTCAGATATTATTGCCATGGACCAGACTTAA
- the LOC133845315 gene encoding ATP-dependent Clp protease proteolytic subunit: MLKNAGSLLFRNLSAKCGSHTPSVRGINLIPMVVEQTGRGERAYDIFSRLLKERIICLMGNITDDISSTVVAQLLFLQSENVNKPIHLYINSPGGVVTAGLAIYDTMQYVKPPIATWCVGQACSMGSLLLAAGAPGMRYSLPNARIMIHQPSGGAQGQATDILIHAEEIIKIKRQLTTIYVKHAKNSYDEMCSRMERDHFMTPEEAKTLGIIDHVLEHPPETVSDSGPTSDGNLPTGKLVKSDDEAEKEKRRSKQSS, from the exons ATGCTGAAGAACGCCGGCAGCTTACTATTCCGAAACTTATCC GCAAAATGCGGTTCACATACCCCATCAGTGAGGGGAATCAATTTGATACCCATGGTTGTCGAACAAACGGGACGAGGGGAGCGCGCCTACGACATATTCTCACGTCTTCTCAAAGAGCGAATCATCTGCCTAATGGGCAACATCACTGATGACATCAGTTCAACGGTGGTTGCCCAGCTGCTATTCTTGCAGTCGGAGAACGTGAACAAACCCATCCATTTGTACATCAACTCTCCTGGTGGCGTGGTGACCGCAGGCTTGGCTATCTATGATACGATGCAGTATGTAAAGCCGCCTATTGCGACGTGGTGTGTGGGTCAAGCATGTTCCATGGGATCGCTCTTGCTGGCAGCTGGCGCACCTGGAATGCGTTACTCTTTGCCAAATGCGCGCATCATGATACATCAGCCGTCAGGAGGTGCTCAA GGTCAAGCAACTGACATACTTATTCATGCGGAGGaaatcatcaaaataaaacgcCAACTTACAACCATATATGTGAAACACGCAAAGAACTCATATGATGAGATGTGCTCTCGTATGGAACGAGACCACTTTATGACCCCAGAAGAGGCAAAGACCCTAGGCATAATTGATCATGTGCTTGAGCACCCCCCAGAGACAGTTTCGGACAGCGGTCCAACCTCCGATGGCAATCTGCCAACAGGCAAATTGGTCAAGTCTGACGATGAGGCCGAAAAGGAAAAGCGCAGATCAAAGCAGTCGAGTTAG